One window from the genome of Hydra vulgaris chromosome 02, alternate assembly HydraT2T_AEP encodes:
- the LOC100212612 gene encoding uncharacterized protein LOC100212612 isoform X2 — translation MDDSFISMIEWTDEINGEFKLKNSEAVAKKWGERKQKEGMNYDKLSRALRYYYSKDIIQKVSGRRFVYKFIPSTEMHTAVDSIKACMVRQGRRNVSTGPFPNQQALAQIRSRTIRNNPDMKGYIHYQPLRQGSVSPPHKQSRDSFNSSSPLSPRRESNDVFNSRDTNEVFVEDKMDNPNSHKDLMSRNVYSRNGFHEEQNKQSRPRFYSDIEHALHDNKRRIIQYNSNYGSSVDERSYNTLIKGAFDSNNDLTMRLHSRSGERDVSPEHYAFHSRDQLLKDYEGVRRNVSLPCETKVKNSSDDQCDSYSNNRKRPHISHEYVIQTNQQTLYERRKIPSLDIDIETKPKPVNSTNEYIDLNAHSKFYASSPLIKPAIIKLSEALGSLSDAKLESEQNKKYYSPGLTKCEGRYFTFPEKDCLRSEHKSLSHSCSPPRVSPDPSTYQPPPGYVLRKYVSLVDVWTQTTQTTEVCTSSVITSRKELLKASNTNFRNGLLSSSEGEKTIQSKLENIENDISATQKTKDFFSIESLNADSSPAVNGDKTHDDIVQSCNCGCMDIQNKVHFQNGSSVVYKHEIY, via the exons ATGGATGATTCATTTATATCTATGATTGAATGGACAGACGAAATTAATGGagagtttaaactaaaaaatagcGAAGCTGTTGCGAAGAAATGGGGAGAGCGCAAACAGAAAGAAGGGATGAACTATGACAAATTAAGCAGAGCATTACGATATTATTACAGTAAAGATATTATTCAAAAG GTCAGTGGACGTAGATTTGTGTATAAATTTATTCCATCGACTGAAATGCATACAGCAGTTGACTCAATTAAGGCATGTATGGTTCGTCAAGGACGAAGAAACGTATCTACTGGACCATTTCCAAATCAACAAGCTTTAGCTCAAATAAGGTCTAGAACTATTCGGAATAATCCTGATATGAAAGGTTATATTCATTACCAGCCTTTAAGACAAGGTAGCGTATCTCCACCACACAAACAGTCTCGCGATTCCTTCAATTCATCTTCACCTTTGTCTCCACGCCGCGAATCTAACGATGTTTTCAATAGTAGAGATACAAATGAGGTTTTTGTTGAAGATAAAATGGATAATCCTAACTCACATAAAGATTTAATGTCTAGAAATGTTTACAGCAGAAACGGTTTTCACGaagaacaaaataaacaatctaGACCACGGTTTTATTCCGACATAGAACATGCTTTACATGACAATAAAAGACGAATTATTCAATATAATAGTAATTATGGTTCATCTGTTGATGAGCGATCATATAATACCTTAATAAAAGGAGCTTTTGACAGTAACAACGATTTAACCATGCGGTTACACAGTCGGTCAGGCGAGAGGGATGTTTCACCTGAGCATTATGCTTTTCATAGTCGCGATcaacttttaaaagattatgAAGGAGTTCGTCGAAATGTTTCATTACCATGTGAAACAAAGGTAAAAAACTCTTCAGATGACCAATGTGATTCTTATTCTAATAACAGAAAAAGACCTCATATTTCACATGAGTACGTTATTCAAACTAATCAACAAACTCTATATGAAAGACGAAAAATTCCTTCCCTTGATATCGATATCGAAACAAAACCAAAACCTGTTAACTCAACAAATGAATATATTGACTTAAATGCGCATTCAAAGTTTTATGCGTCATCACCTCTTATAAAGCCTGCAATTATAAAACTGAGCGAAGCCCTAGGCTCACTTAGTGACGCTAAACTTGAGtcagaacaaaacaaaaagtattattcCCCTGGATTAACTAAATGCGAAGGGCGTTATTTTACTTTTCCCGAAAAAGATTGCCTAAGATCAGAGCACAAGTCCTTATCTCATTCATGTTCACCACCGCGTGTTTCACCGGATCCATCTACATATCAACCTCCTCCCGGCTATGTACTTCGCAAATACGTTTCTTTAGTTGACGTTTGGACTCAAACCACGCAGACAACTGAAGTCTGTACTTCTTCAGTTATTACATCTAGAAAAGAATTACTGAAAGCTTCAAATACAAATTTCAGAAACGGATTGTTAAGTAGTAGTGAGGGGGAAAAAACAATACAGAGCAAATTAGAAAATATCGAAAACGATATAAGTGCGACGCagaagacaaaagattttttttctatagagtCGTTAAACGCAGATAGTTCACCTGCTGTAAATGGAGATAAAACACACGATGATATTGTTCAAAGTTGCAATTGTGGATGCATGgacatacaaaataaagttcattTTCAAAACGGAAGTTCTGTTGTATATAAACATGAGATATATTAA
- the LOC100212612 gene encoding uncharacterized protein LOC100212612 isoform X1 gives MVDTIETDETEYKHGNTEVEGTLSASRRSVHLWEFLLELLMDDSFISMIEWTDEINGEFKLKNSEAVAKKWGERKQKEGMNYDKLSRALRYYYSKDIIQKVSGRRFVYKFIPSTEMHTAVDSIKACMVRQGRRNVSTGPFPNQQALAQIRSRTIRNNPDMKGYIHYQPLRQGSVSPPHKQSRDSFNSSSPLSPRRESNDVFNSRDTNEVFVEDKMDNPNSHKDLMSRNVYSRNGFHEEQNKQSRPRFYSDIEHALHDNKRRIIQYNSNYGSSVDERSYNTLIKGAFDSNNDLTMRLHSRSGERDVSPEHYAFHSRDQLLKDYEGVRRNVSLPCETKVKNSSDDQCDSYSNNRKRPHISHEYVIQTNQQTLYERRKIPSLDIDIETKPKPVNSTNEYIDLNAHSKFYASSPLIKPAIIKLSEALGSLSDAKLESEQNKKYYSPGLTKCEGRYFTFPEKDCLRSEHKSLSHSCSPPRVSPDPSTYQPPPGYVLRKYVSLVDVWTQTTQTTEVCTSSVITSRKELLKASNTNFRNGLLSSSEGEKTIQSKLENIENDISATQKTKDFFSIESLNADSSPAVNGDKTHDDIVQSCNCGCMDIQNKVHFQNGSSVVYKHEIY, from the exons ATGGTTGACACTATTGAAACGGATGAAACAGAGTATAAGCATGGAAACACAGAGGTGGAAGGAACATTGTCAG cTTCCAGACGTTCAGTTCATCTATGGGAGTTTTTGTTGGAACTGCTAATGGATGATTCATTTATATCTATGATTGAATGGACAGACGAAATTAATGGagagtttaaactaaaaaatagcGAAGCTGTTGCGAAGAAATGGGGAGAGCGCAAACAGAAAGAAGGGATGAACTATGACAAATTAAGCAGAGCATTACGATATTATTACAGTAAAGATATTATTCAAAAG GTCAGTGGACGTAGATTTGTGTATAAATTTATTCCATCGACTGAAATGCATACAGCAGTTGACTCAATTAAGGCATGTATGGTTCGTCAAGGACGAAGAAACGTATCTACTGGACCATTTCCAAATCAACAAGCTTTAGCTCAAATAAGGTCTAGAACTATTCGGAATAATCCTGATATGAAAGGTTATATTCATTACCAGCCTTTAAGACAAGGTAGCGTATCTCCACCACACAAACAGTCTCGCGATTCCTTCAATTCATCTTCACCTTTGTCTCCACGCCGCGAATCTAACGATGTTTTCAATAGTAGAGATACAAATGAGGTTTTTGTTGAAGATAAAATGGATAATCCTAACTCACATAAAGATTTAATGTCTAGAAATGTTTACAGCAGAAACGGTTTTCACGaagaacaaaataaacaatctaGACCACGGTTTTATTCCGACATAGAACATGCTTTACATGACAATAAAAGACGAATTATTCAATATAATAGTAATTATGGTTCATCTGTTGATGAGCGATCATATAATACCTTAATAAAAGGAGCTTTTGACAGTAACAACGATTTAACCATGCGGTTACACAGTCGGTCAGGCGAGAGGGATGTTTCACCTGAGCATTATGCTTTTCATAGTCGCGATcaacttttaaaagattatgAAGGAGTTCGTCGAAATGTTTCATTACCATGTGAAACAAAGGTAAAAAACTCTTCAGATGACCAATGTGATTCTTATTCTAATAACAGAAAAAGACCTCATATTTCACATGAGTACGTTATTCAAACTAATCAACAAACTCTATATGAAAGACGAAAAATTCCTTCCCTTGATATCGATATCGAAACAAAACCAAAACCTGTTAACTCAACAAATGAATATATTGACTTAAATGCGCATTCAAAGTTTTATGCGTCATCACCTCTTATAAAGCCTGCAATTATAAAACTGAGCGAAGCCCTAGGCTCACTTAGTGACGCTAAACTTGAGtcagaacaaaacaaaaagtattattcCCCTGGATTAACTAAATGCGAAGGGCGTTATTTTACTTTTCCCGAAAAAGATTGCCTAAGATCAGAGCACAAGTCCTTATCTCATTCATGTTCACCACCGCGTGTTTCACCGGATCCATCTACATATCAACCTCCTCCCGGCTATGTACTTCGCAAATACGTTTCTTTAGTTGACGTTTGGACTCAAACCACGCAGACAACTGAAGTCTGTACTTCTTCAGTTATTACATCTAGAAAAGAATTACTGAAAGCTTCAAATACAAATTTCAGAAACGGATTGTTAAGTAGTAGTGAGGGGGAAAAAACAATACAGAGCAAATTAGAAAATATCGAAAACGATATAAGTGCGACGCagaagacaaaagattttttttctatagagtCGTTAAACGCAGATAGTTCACCTGCTGTAAATGGAGATAAAACACACGATGATATTGTTCAAAGTTGCAATTGTGGATGCATGgacatacaaaataaagttcattTTCAAAACGGAAGTTCTGTTGTATATAAACATGAGATATATTAA